The following are from one region of the Salvia hispanica cultivar TCC Black 2014 chromosome 1, UniMelb_Shisp_WGS_1.0, whole genome shotgun sequence genome:
- the LOC125190475 gene encoding receptor like protein 26-like — MALSLLLRALFFFVLFIVFVDGQCLDDQKKLLLEFRSEFKINSSIPYSIANWNETGDCCEWGGVGCDDAGRIINLMLPNVGISGRIGESSALFRLTYLLRLDLSNNDFTTSEIPNQFHRLPNLVYLVLTFSSFVGPLPSTLANLTELARLYLVGNFLTGSIPSFQTCKNLEIINLAQNNLTGSLSHLHFQGLTNLFVLDLSRNSLNDTIPHHLFVLPSIEYLYLSRNQFSGQIKVVGIANHSNLVWVDLSSNRIGGVIPNFFFQLRNISKLILSDNLFNGTFKLNKFQSSTSLSVLSLSNNNLSIDTTNMSSSSHGYPNLYSLNLSSCNLYDFPDLTNASYLLYLDLSNNRLRGDIPSWIWQTSRNYLDLSFNLLTGFEKPLIPTYFTNYNVLLANNRLTGAIPAFICNVSYLGVLDLSFNNLSGSIPPCLINKGIAREVFNLRGNQISGVIPDLFSSECNLQTFDVSNNSLVGRVPESLGNCKNLRVMNVGNNNLEGSFPCMLPLSLRILLLRSNRFHGDLRCSKNWPNLQILDISSNYFSGNVNMLNFSSFRGMMLESSTHLRLNRSNSNFLGADSYYHNEVTLTVKGIEVKLIKIWPDFTSIDLSANRFQGEIPEAIGNLSSLYLLNLSHNSLIDAIPRSLGALADLGRIPTNSHFQTLSADSFEGNAGLSGFPLNGSFNNRRPPGSSPSEDSESKDEEIEWEYVFAAFGYVVGFGSIAWTLLCCRSMKERYFEKIEEIADKIFYERGRRRRHERRFLHILIPTSTQFQTFSADSFEGNTGLSGFPLNGSFNNPHPPGPSPSDDSEPNDEEIEWEYVFAAFGYIVGFRSIAWTLLCCGNRKRRVDTVLLQKVERKIL, encoded by the exons ATGGCTCTTTCTTTGCTTCTTCGCGCCCTTTTCTTCTTCGTCTTGTTCATAGTATTTGTCGATGGCCAATGCCTCGATGATCAAAAAAAGTTGTTACTTGAGTTCAGGAGCgaattcaaaatcaattctTCCATTCCATATAGTATTGCGAATTGGAATGAGACAGGTGATTGCTGCGAATGGGGCGGCGTGGGATGCGATGACGCCGGTCGCATCATCAATTTGATGCTCCCAAATGTGGGCATCTCCGGAAGAATTGGTGAGTCATCAGCCCTTTTCCGGTTGACATACTTGTTGAGGCTTGACCTCTCAAACAATGACTTCACCACAAGTGAGATTCCTAACCAATTCCATCGTCTCCCAAATTTGGTATACCTTGTCTTGACATTTTCGAGTTTCGTGGGACCATTGCCATCCACCTTGGCTAACCTAACAGAGCTAGCTCGACTCTACTTAGTGGGTAACTTCCTCACTGGTTCAATTCCATCATTTCAAACTTGCAAGAATCTTGAAATCATAAACCTTGCTCAAAATAATCTAACGGGCTCACTTTCTCACTTGCATTTTCAAGGTCTTACAAACCTCTTTGTGCTAGATTTAAGCCGAAACTCGTTGAACGACACCATTCCTCACCATCTTTTTGTCCTGCCTTCAATTGAATATCTTTATCTATCCCGCAACCAATTCAGCGGACAAATTAAAGTTGTTGGCATTGCAAACCACTCTAACCTTGTTTGGGTAGATTTGAGTAGCAATAGGATAGGAGGTGTCATTCCAAACTTCTTCTTCCAGCTTCGAAACATATCAAAACTCATTCTTTCTGACAACTTGTTCAATGGCACTTTCAAACTGAATAAGTTTCAAAGTTCCACAAGTCTTTCAGTACTTAGTCTTTCTAACAACAACCTGTCAATTGACACAACCAACATGAGTTCAAGTTCCCATGGATATCCCAATTTATATAGTTTGAACCTATCATCTTGCAATTTGTACGATTTCCCAGATCTTACAAATGCATCCTATTTGCTTTATTTGGACCTCTCAAATAATCGTTTGCGAGGGGATATTCCTAGTTGGATTTGGCAAACCTCAAGGAACTACTTGGACCTTTCCTTTAATCTTCTAACTGGTTTTGAAAAGCCTCTCATCCCtacatattttactaattataatgTCTTGCTCGCAAACAATAGACTAACTGGAGCGATTCCAGCCTTCATTTGCAATGTATCTTATTTAGGTGTTCTCGACTTGTCTTTCAATAACTTGAGTGGTAGCATACCTCCTTGCCTAATAAATAAAGGAATTGCAAGGGAAGTGTTCAATCTTAGGGGAAACCAAATCAGTGGTGTTATCCCGGATCTTTTTTCTAGTGAGTGTAACCTACAAACCTTTGATGTTAGTAACAACAGCTTAGTCGGTAGGGTTCCTGAGTCTCTGGGAAATTGTAAGAATCTACGGGTGATGAATGTTGGAAACAACAACCTTGAGGGTAGTTTCCCTTGCATGCTGCCGTTGAGCTTGCGCATCCTTCTCTTGCGCTCCAACAGATTCCATGGAGATTTGAGATGTAGTAAGAACTGGCCCAATCTTCAAATTCTGGATATATCTTCAAATTATTTCAGTGGTAATGTGAATATGCTAAACTTCTCAAGTTTTCGAGGAATGATGCTAGAGAGTTCTACACATCTCAGGCTCAATCGCTCAAACTCCAATTTTCTAGGTGCTGACAGTTACTACCATAATGAGGTGACATTAACAGTCAAAGGGATTGAGGTGAAGCTTATAAAGATTTGGCCTGATTTTACATCCATTGATTTGTCTGCCAATCGTTTTCAAGGAGAAATACCAGAGGCAATTGGTAATCTTAGCTCACTCTATCTTCTCAACTTATCCCACAATTCTCTCATTGATGCAATCCCAAGATCATTGGGTGCCTTGGCAGATCTTG GACGGATCCCAACCAACAGCCACTTTCAAACGTTGTCGGCAGATTCATTTGAAGGAAACGCGGGGTTATCTGGTTTCCCACTCAACGGAAGTTTCAACAACCGTCGTCCACCTGGTTCATCACCATCAGAGGATTCAGAATCAAAAGATGAGGAGATTGAGTGGGAATATGTGTTTGCTGCATTTGGTTATGTTGTGGGATTCGGAAGCATTGCATGGACACTGTTATGTTGCAGAAGCATGAAAGAAAGATACTTTGAAAAGATAGAGGAGATAGCTGACAAGATATTCTAcgagagaggaagaagaagaagacacGAGAGAAGa TTTCTTCATATACTGATTCCAACTAGCACTCAGTTTCAAACGTTTTCGGCAGATTCATTTGAAGGAAACACGGGATTATCTGGTTTTCCACTCAACGGAAGTTTCAACAACCCTCATCCACCTGGTCCATCGCCATCAGACGATTCAGAACCAAATGATGAGGAGATTGAGTGGGAATATGTGTTTGCTGCATTTGGTTATATTGTGGGATTCAGAAGCATTGCATGGACACTGTTATGTTGTGGGAATAGGAAGCGTCGTGTGGACACTGTTTTGTTGCAGAAGGTTGAGAGAAAGATACTTTAA
- the LOC125190504 gene encoding receptor-like protein 32: MAISSLLFFVLFIIFVDGQCLDHQKKLLLDLKSELLFNSSISRKLVTWNHTYDCCEWGGVECDGAGRVVNLCLNGEHISGGFGESSALFRLTYLSELRLRWNDFTLSEIPNQFHRLTNLRHLDLSRSGFTGSIPSTIFNITSLVYLDLSGNSLTGSLPSFRLCSKLESIDLRGNFLTGSLSHLDFGSLANLSSLLLDRNSLNGSIPHHLFLLSSLSTLTLSNNQFSGQIEEFPIVNDLLWLDLSDNRISGRLPISFFRFQNISVLLLSNNLFNGTFQLQMIQTLSKLTEFSLSHNNLSVDTTNSTSNSDGSPQFVTLHLASCNLYEFPYLVNQSYLKNLDLSNNHIGGDIPGWIWESEKSYLNLSFNLLTGLEKPHYIPASVSYYIILLSNNMLTGAIPTFICNATSLSVLDLSFNNLSGSIPPCVIKKNLVRKVLNLKGNKISGVIPDQFSSECGLQTFDVSNNNLGGKVPMSLANCKDLLVMNVGNNNLEGSFPCMLPLSLRILLLRSNRFHGNLRCSMSWPDLQILDISSNNFSGNVSLLNFSSLRGMMLQSPTHLRLDRSKSNFLGVDYFRNEVTLTVKGIEVNLVKIWPDFTSVDLSSNRFEGEIPDAIGKLNSLYLLNLSHNAFTGAIPKSFGALTALGSLDLSANQLRGSIPWELTKLTFLSIVNVSYNDLIGMIPTGRQFQTFSEEMFEGNTGLCGFPLDRSCNSPHEPISTPSEPKDEETEWEYVFVEFGYVVGLGSMGWILLCQRSFRERYYEKIEEVVDKIFYERGRRR; this comes from the coding sequence ATGGCAATTTCTTCGCTTCTGTTCTTCGTCTTGTTCATAATATTTGTTGACGGCCAATGCCTCGATCATCAAAAAAAGCTGTTACTTGACCTCAAGAGTGAATTATTGTTCAATTCTTCTATATCTAGAAAGTTAGTGACATGGAATCATACATATGATTGCTGCGAATGGGGCGGCGTTGAATGCGATGGTGCTGGCCGTGTTGTCAATTTGTGCCTCAACGGCGAGCACATATCCGGTGGATTTGGTGAGTCATCGGCCCTTTTCCGGTTGACATACTTGTCGGAGCTACGCCTCCGATGGAATGACTTCACCTTAAGTGAGATTCCTAACCAATTCCATCGTCTCACAAATCTGAGACACCTTGATTTGTCGCGATCCGGTTTCACGGGATCAATCCCCTCCACGATTTTTAACATAACAAGCCTAGTTTATCTAGACCTGTCAGGAAACTCCCTCACTGGTTCACTTCCTTCTTTTCGTTTGTGCAGCAAACTCGAAAGCATAGACCTTCGTGGGAATTTTTTAACGGGATCGCTTTCTCACTTGGATTTTGGAAGTCTTGCGaatctttcttctttattgTTAGACCGAAACTCATTGAACGGTAGCATTCCTCACCATCTCTTTCTCCTGTCTTCACTTAGTACTCTTACTCTATCCAACAACCAATTTAGTGGACAAATTGAAGAATTTCCCATCGTAAACGACCTTCTTTGGTTAGATTTGAGTGATAATAGGATAAGTGGTCGTCTTCCTATCTCGTTCTTCCGGTTTCAAAACATTTCCGTTCTCTTGCTTTCTAACAACTTGTTCAACGGCACTTTTCAACTGCAAATGATTCAGACTCTTTCAAAGCTTACAgaattttctctttctcacaACAACTTGTCAGTTGACACAACCAACTCAACCTCAAACTCCGATGGATCCCCCCAGTTTGTTACGTTGCACCTAGCATCCTGCAATCTGTATGAGTTTCCATATCTCGTAAACCAATCCTATTTGAAAAATTTGGACCTCTCGAACAATCACATTGGAGGGGATATTCCTGGTTGGATTTGGGAATCTGAAAAGAGCTATTTGAACCTTTCTTTTAATCTTTTGACAGGTCTGGAAAAGCCACACTACATCCCTGCTTCTGTTAGTTACTATATTATCTTGCTCTCAAACAATATGCTAACTGGAGCGATTCCAACCTTCATCTGCAATGCAACTTCACTTAGTGTTCTCGACTTGTCTTTCAATAACTTGAGTGGTAGCATACCTCCTTGtgtaataaagaaaaatctcGTGCGTAAAGTGCTCAATCTAAAGGGAAACAAAATCAGTGGTGTTATCCCAGATCAATTTTCCAGTGAGTGTGGCCTACAAACCTTTGATGTTAGTAACAACAACTTAGGCGGGAAGGTTCCTATGTCTCTCGCAAATTGTAAGGACTTACTGGTGATGAATGTTGGAAACAACAACCTTGAGGGTAGTTTCCCTTGCATGCTACCGTTGAGCTTGCGCATCCTTCTTTTGCGCTCCAACAGATTCCATGGTAACTTGAGATGTAGTATGAGTTGGCCGGATCTTCAAATTCTGGATATATCTTCGAATAATTTCAGTGGGAATGTGAGTCTACTAAACTTCTCGAGTTTGCGAGGCATGATGCTACAGAGTCCTACACATCTCAGGCTCGACCgctcaaagtctaatttttTAGGTGTTGATTACTTCCGAAATGAGGTGACATTAACTGTTAAAGGGATTGAGGTGAACCTTGTGAAGATTTGGCCTGACTTCACATCCGTTGATTTGTCTTCCAATCGTTTCGAAGGAGAAATACCAGATGCAATTGGCAAACTTAACTCACTCTATCTTCTCAACTTATCCCACAATGCTTTCACCGGGGCCATACCAAAATCATTTGGCGCCTTGACAGCGCTTGGGTCGCTCGACCTCTCTGCAAACCAGCTCAGAGGAAGCATACCGTGGGAGCTCACGAAACTCACATTCCTTTCAATCGTGAATGTATCTTACAATGATCTAATAGGGATGATCCCAACTGGCCGTCAGTTCCAAACATTTTCAGAAGAAATGTTCGAAGGAAACACAGGGTTGTGTGGTTTCCCACTCGACAGAAGTTGTAACAGCCCTCATGAACCCATTTCAACACCGTCAGAACCGAAAGATGAGGAGACTGAGTGGGaatatgtgtttgttgagtTTGGTTACGTTGTGGGATTAGGAAGCATGGGTTGGATACTTTTATGCCAAAGGAGCTTCAGAGAAAGATACTATGAGAAGATAGAGGAGGTTGTTGACAAGATATTCTACGAGAGAGGAAGGAGAAGATGA
- the LOC125190492 gene encoding receptor like protein 22-like, whose product MGRSGMRWCWPCCRFGPRQRKHLCRNGWLSNLSNLVYLDLSKNSLTGSLPSFHVCSKLESIDLLDNYLTGSLSHLDFGSLTNLSDLILDQNLFSGSIPHHIFLLPSLSYLSLAYNEFSGEIEEFPVVNDLRELDLSNNRMKGPLPSSFFRFQNISVLSLSENSFDGAFQLRKIQSLSKLKVLDLSNNNLSINTTISSSNSDGFPQFSMLHLASCNIYEFPYLGEQSSLVTLDLSNNHIGGDIPSWIWEAGKDYLNLSFNLLTGLEKPRFVAHVTYLDLQSNKLLHSTLLSSILTSPNVSDSVILLANNQLTGVIPTSICNCNASSLSVLDLSFNNLSGSIPPCLIEKDLVREVLNLRGNKISGVIPDQFSRLTGDECWKQQP is encoded by the exons ATGGGGCGGAGTGGAATGCGATGGTGCTGGCCATGTTGTAGGTTTGGCCCTCGTCAAAGAAAGCATCTCTGTCGGAATGGGTGGCTCTCTAACCTATCAAACCTCGTTTATCTAGACTTATCGAAAAACTCCCTCACTGGTTCACTTCCTTCTTTTCATGTGTGCAGCAAACTCGAAAGCATAGACCTTCTCGATAATTATCTAACGGGATCACTTTCTCACTTGGACTTTGGAAGTCTTACAAACCTCTCTGATTTAATATTAGACCAAAACTTATTCAGTGGTAGCATTCCTCACCATATCTTTCTCCTGCCTTCTCTGAGTTATCTTAGTCTCGCTTACAACGAATTTAGTGGAGAAATCGAAGAATTTCCCGTTGTAAACGATCTTCGTGAACTAGATTTGAGCAATAATAGGATGAAAGGTCCTCTTCCTAGCTCCTTCTTCCGGTTTCAAAACATTTCCGTTCTCTCACTTTCTGAAAACTCGTTCGATGGTGCTTTTCAACTGCGAAAGATTCAAAGTCTTTCAAAGCTTAAGGTGTTGGACCTATCTAACAACAACTTGTCAATCAACACAACCATCTCAAGCTCAAATTCTGATGGATTTCCCCAGTTTAGTATGTTGCATTTGGCATCTTGCAATATATACGAGTTTCCGTATCTCGGAGAACAATCCTCTTTGGTGACGTTGGACCTCTCGAACAATCACATTGGAGGTGACATTCCTAGTTGGATTTGGGAAGCTGGAAAGGACTATTTGAACCTTTCTTTTAATCTTCTGACCGGTCTAGAAAAGCCTCGCTTTGTTGCACACGTTACTTACCTAGACTTGCAGTCGAACAAGTTGTTGCATTCTACGCTGCTTTCCTCGATTCTAACCTCTCCAAATGTTAGTGATTCTGTTATCTTGCTTGCAAACAATCAACTAACCGGAGTGATTCCAACCTCCATCTGCAACTGCAATGCATCTTCACTCAGTGTTCTCGATTTGTCTTTCAATAACTTGAGTGGTAGCATACCTCCTTGCCTAATCGAAAAAGATCTCGTGCGAGAAGTGCTCAATCTTAGGGGAAACAAAATCAGTGGTGTTATCCCTGATCAATTTTCTA GACTTACTGGTGATGAATGTTGGAAACAACAACCTTGA
- the LOC125204316 gene encoding receptor-like protein 33, producing MLPLSLRVLVLRSNRFQGDLRCSKSWPDLQILDISSNDFSGRLNLLNFSSLRGMMLQSPTHRRLNRSNSNFLGYYSFYHNEVTLTVKGIEVKLVKIWPDFTSIDMSSNRFQGEIPGAIGMIPTGRQFQTFSADLFEGNAGLCGFPLDRSCSSSHGPGSMPSQPEDEEIEWEYVFAAFGYVVGFGSIAWTLLCCRSLRERYFEKIEEVVDKIFFERRRRRRQERRVRRRAERRNGVRKQHQ from the exons ATGCTTCCGTTGAGCTTGCGCGTCCTTGTCTTGCGCTCCAATAGATTCCAAGGAGACTTGAGATGTAGTAAGAGTTGGCCGGATCTTCAAATTCTGGATATATCTTCAAATGATTTCAGTGGCCGTTTGAATTTGCTAAACTTCTCGAGTTTGAGAGGAATGATGCTACAAAGCCCTACACATCGGAGGCTCAACCGGTCGAACTCTAATTTTTTAGGTTACTATAGTTTCTACCACAATGAGGTGACACTAACGGTGAAAGGGATTGAGGTGAAGCTCGTGAAGATTTGGCCTGACTTTACATCCATTGATATGTCTTCCAATCGTTTTCAAGGAGAAATACCGGGCGCGATTG GGATGATCCCAACTGGCCGTCAGTTCCAAACGTTTTCGGCTGATCTGTTTGAAGGAAACGCGGGGTTATGTGGTTTCCCACTTGACAGAAGTTGCAGCAGCTCTCATGGACCCGGTTCAATGCCATCACAACCGGAAGATGAGGAGATTGAGTGGGAATATGTGTTTGCTGCATTTGGTTATGTTGTGGGATTCGGAAGCATAGCATGGACATTGTTATGTTGCAGAAGCTTGAGAGAAAGATACTTTGAGAAGATAGAAGAGGTTGTTGACAAGATATTCTTTgagagaagaaggagaagaagacaGGAAAGAAGAGTAAGAAGAAGAGCAGAGAGGAGGAATGGTGTTAGGAAACAACATCAGTGa